Genomic segment of Benincasa hispida cultivar B227 chromosome 1, ASM972705v1, whole genome shotgun sequence:
ATGaaatactaattaaattaaaattagtaactaaatttcaatacaaaaaaataaaataattagacaaAAACTTCAcaagaaacaaaataaatagactaaatttcaaaacaagaaataagAGAACTATAGGTAtgaatggtaaaaaaaatacaatgaaaCAAATtctaaacaagaaacaagataaTGTTCTAAACAATAAACGAATGGACAAGAGGATCGGAGAGTTATCGGAGATTATGACGCAACGACTTTGATACCAGACAATCGGAGATGACGATGATTGGAGCAAAGAGGAACAAAGGTTTAGGGCGACAGAGACAAAAGAGAGGAGAGAGTGGGGACCATAAAGAGACAAAGACAACAAGAGATCTNNNNNNNNNNNNNNNNNNNNGTTAACATTGACTCTCAACGAATAAAATAAGTCGTGGGAGAAAATAGCCTTAGATGTGTATTTCAAAACCAACTCCCGACAGTATCTATATAGCGCTAACTCCCGACGCCTATTGTACACTGTCAGGAAGGACCCTCTCTGTCGGTTCTCTCTCTCGGCCCGTTTTTGAAATCAGGAGattctctttttcttgtagtggataatcatatttaaaatttgaagtttATAGATAAAGaaacaaattaatattttcaaataaagtaTAACTCAATTGGTTTAGGTATATGTCCTCACTAAAAATTAGAGATTCAAAAGTCTCACCTCACATGTTATTAAGCTAAgaaaaaagttatatataattttaaagtaTCAATTGGATAAAGCATTATACCTTTAGCTTAATGGTTAAGTAATGGTTAGATATTTAAATCTTCATCCTCACAAATTTTTATaaggataaaaacaaaaacaagaagaaattaaatacataaaaaaaaaaaagaggttgATGACTTGATAACATGTTTGAAAGTGCTTTTAATATaactaaaatcacttttatcatgttcaatatcactaataaacatgtcttaaatcattcaaaatcattttaatattttatgaacaAATTGAACTACCCATGTGGTTGAGAGCCCTCATAGTCTCAAGATAATGATACACTTGTtacttttacatttttaatcgtTACCTTCAtacaatcaaaattgattttaaattattaaaagcaTGATTTAGAGTGATTTCAAATCTGACAAAAGTGATTAATCACCCATCCATATTTCAATTATCTCCgacttaattaaaataatgtttattaaaGAGAGATATACAAGGCATTCATTAAATTGATGAAATGGGATTAATTTTTTATGATGATATGTCAACCATCCATCTTCAAATTATGCAACACAACTCTGCATTTTCATGGAAAAAgttctttaaattatttatttcttcaTCCTCTCTAATATTCTCAAACTTCAACTCTTTTAAGGAATGCTTCCAACATGTAATGGGAAGAGAGGCACAGCAACAATGATGAACTGCTATATTTGTTGCCTTTTCATATACAAACTGAGACACAAAACATATATTAATGTTACTAAACAACATTAAGGCTGAAAAAAGATGATGATTTAGACTCCACTCGATAACAATTTAAGCCCGTTTGATATCTATTTGACTTTTGAATAATGtatttgttttcttaaaatttcTTTATCATAGTTTTCATCATTTCTAacttaacatttgaatttttaatcaaatttcaaaaacaaaattaattattaaacgGTCCttgaaaaaataacttttgttcTTTAAAACACTCTTAAAATGTAGAtaatagaaattaatttttttgtttttgaaattgaagTACATGAATATTACTTCTACccataaatttttatttctattgtTTACTTTCtactaatgtttttaaaaaccaagccaagtttttaaaactaaaaaaattctagaaacttatttttgttttagattTTGACTAAGATTTCAAGTGTTTATCTAAGAAAATGTGAAAACCatgattgaaaaattgaaaggaaacaaacataaatttaaaaaatagaaaactaaaaaacgaAGTTACCAAACGAGGTCTTAGTTTTTAGAacttaaattatgaaaatattgctagaaagtaaaaaaaaaaaaaaaaaaaaaaaaaaaaaaaaaaaaaaaaaaaactcgtaaATGTAAGTAGTATtcataaatttatctatatatttGTACGATATTGTTTGCTTTAGACCTAAATTCATATGGATTAATTCTATAGAAATAGggtgtgtttggtttaacttttgagtgtttaattttgaaaataagtaattttaagaaaaattaaagtattccacaaccactcaaaataatttttgaatttttttttttataaaaagagtttaaataagaaagaattttttaaaaaaatatttttttctctagtcaattCAAATAGGTCGATAATCTTACACTAATTGAAGTATTCTACTTGTATTCTAGTGATTGACATTGGTTTTGCCTATAACCATCCTATCTCTTAAACTAAAGATCaccaaataatttttcttttgaggGATCATCCTCACCTCTTCCCTTTACTAGATTGTTTAACTCTTTTTCAGCATACCATTTATAACATTAAGCTTCGGTtatattgtaaatttaattcctgtaatttgaataaaattagaatttagtttctataattttaaatattgaaatttaattcataccatttaataaaatttcataaatagtatgtgattttataaaattctaACAAATAGTTCTTACTATTAGGAAagaaattctaattataaatcataggAGCTAAATTCtaacattttcaaattatagaccccaaatttacaatttaattttcaatgtCGGAGAGTAAACcaaattaagagaaaaaaaataggaaatttaaGTTGAGAACTGTAATAAACATTAGAAATACGGTTCAATCCGGTTTGGTTTAATTGACTTTTTCGACTAAAGTGAGTCTCAAATCAAGTAAAAACTGCAGTTTTAGAAATAATCAAAGAATGGCATGAAAGTGATACTTACCTTTAAAATCTTCTTACCAAAACCAGATTCTATTGTGATGGTGTCTGGTTGAGGGGCAATCCAAAGCAAAGCCTCCACAAGATCTTTAAGAGAAGGACTAAACAAAGGCTTTATTATCTTAAGTTTCAAATGCTTCACACCATATAAAGGGGAAGCAAATGTCTCCCTCAGCTCCTGTGGAACAGTCACAGTCTTTgcagaaaaaaaaagagttcaTATCCAACAAACAAGCGATGTTAGAGAACTTGCATTTtgtaaatcaaattaatatctATGTGCATACGGATGAAGAAACAATTAACTAGAGactcgtttggtaatcattttgtttttttttttttagttttttgaaaattaagtctatttcgtTTCATTTTCTTATTGTAGTTTGTATCAATATTATGTagaatagttgaattcttagtcaaatttcaaaaacaaaaacaagtttttaaaaactaggaATGAACTCATTGGATAGTAGAGCAAATAAGAACGAACCTTTCCTGTTCGACTTTGCAATGTCAAGACTTTGAGATGATTGAAATGTGCTAAGAATTCAATCTGTTTAACAAACCATGGATTATCGAAAATCCGTGGGGAGAGCTCGACATTGGCTTGCGAGAGAGCAGGAGCGTTTAGAGAGAAAGAAATCACATCCCCAGAAAACTCGAGCACCGATAGACACGGAGTGTCGATGTGAACTCTCGTCACTGATTCACATCCACACAAGATGAATTTTTTCAAATGGGGGCTTGAGATTCTCAAGCTCTCCAACATGTGGCAATAAGACAGAGCCAACATCTCAAGCAGAGGAAATTCAGAGATACAATCATGGAACCAATCATCTTTTATAGCCACCATGGAAAGTTTCAAAGTTTTTAGATTCTTGCAAGAGCTGATATTGATACAACAAGGCTGAAACTGCCCTCTAAACTCAAAAGCTTGAAGATTCATGGCTTCGATCCCAATCTCATACAACCCACTATTGTTTTGAACCTCCATTGTTATGAGTTCATTAGTTTCACATAGCCAAAGACTTCTCAGTCCAAGGCAAGAATTGAGTTTGATATGCTCAATGAGAGGACAATTTGAGACTAATCTTTTTACAATCTCATCTTCAGCAAAAACTCCCAATAGGCTTACCCTTTTCATACTCAACAACTTTAATCCCTCAAATGGAGGACACAATTTGCAATCACCAACTGTCAAAACTGTCAATGACTGGTTTGCAAAAACTCTCTGAGGCAGATTGTACCTTTTGCCATTTTCCACTGTCACAACAATCTCAAGCTCCCCGACGCCGTTCTTGAGCACGTAGTCGATCCACTGGTCGACGACGGTCGCTGAGTTCGGCCCTGGGAAGTCGGTATGAAGCGTAAACTTCCTGAGGCATTTCAGCTGCTTGAGAGTTTGTTCCACAAAGTTGATGAGCTGAAGTCTCTTGTTTTCAGCT
This window contains:
- the LOC120091169 gene encoding F-box/LRR-repeat protein At3g03360-like, translating into MDLISELPDPILQHILSFLPIKQIVQATILSKRWSHLWFTFPSFEFDTNFFQFEPNLLETKQSAENKRLQLINFVEQTLKQLKCLRKFTLHTDFPGPNSATVVDQWIDYVLKNGVGELEIVVTVENGKRYNLPQRVFANQSLTVLTVGDCKLCPPFEGLKLLSMKRVSLLGVFAEDEIVKRLVSNCPLIEHIKLNSCLGLRSLWLCETNELITMEVQNNSGLYEIGIEAMNLQAFEFRGQFQPCCINISSCKNLKTLKLSMVAIKDDWFHDCISEFPLLEMLALSYCHMLESLRISSPHLKKFILCGCESVTRVHIDTPCLSVLEFSGDVISFSLNAPALSQANVELSPRIFDNPWFVKQIEFLAHFNHLKVLTLQSRTGKTVTVPQELRETFASPLYGVKHLKLKIIKPLFSPSLKDLVEALLWIAPQPDTITIESGFGKKILKFVYEKATNIAVHHCCCASLPITCWKHSLKELKFENIREDEEINNLKNFFHENAELCCII